The Thermocrinis ruber genome has a window encoding:
- the sreA gene encoding sulfur reductase subunit SreA, translating into MDIGGSFYDRKAYSTCYMCACRCGIEVYVRNNKVAYIKGNDAHPTNKGVLCAKGSSGIMKEYSPARLRKPLLRVGPRGSGQFKEIEWEEALQIATQWLEEARKKGPYKIAFFTGRDQMQAINSWFASQLGTVNWAAHGGFCSVNIAAAGLYSIGGSFWEFGEADFENTKYFMLVGVAEDHSSNPFKLGIQEMKRKGGKFVVVNPVRWGYGAVADEWVPIKPGTDGAFFLGIMHVLFKYNLVNWEFLKEYTNAPWLVIQAPGTSKDGLFYRNSEGKPMVFDKKSQSFKPADRIVPEDLDPAFIGEFTTPEGYKVRPAFDIFAERLVKDYSPEKVEKITGIPAKDIERIAKEMGTIALYHPIEIPIEWTDVWGRKHKKFIGRPVSFHIMRGIASHTNGFQTARTVFMLMMMLGVVDVPGGFLNKPPYPKHIEDLPKPYKITRPDEIKYGEVYPGPHLGYPQNPDDLLVDEKGNPVRIDWAYSWWFPLTAHGLIQNVIPAAYQQNPYGIEVLMIYMANMAWNSSQNIPYIIQALTATDPAGNYIIPRIITIDAFYSEQVAYSDLVLPDATYLEQWFALSLLDRPPSAVDGPVDALRHPIIDPKANGYDVMGWGDVMVELGSRLKLPGFVNPDGSRKYKDFKDFLINWQIRPGVGALAGWRGKNGDKHFVGEPNPNQLEMYIKNKGFFYYKLPENMRFYRHVNKDYQEWAVSVGFLKKVAPIIFNFYLETLQTFRLAGQGLWEGKNQPPNDPILRDRLVKYFDPLPFWYPPFEEEVSGKDYPLYAFTQRPQWMYHSWDSQNAWLRQISTRNYLYMNPKTAEKLGIKHLDWVWVESRIGKVKCQVFLTNTTEPNSVWTWNAIGKMKGAWGLKPEAEEGHQGFLLNHVIPHSINIGGREIYYGDPITGHLAWFDTKVKVYKAEDQTPETYPQFEVEPLDYIKERWVKVLRYKP; encoded by the coding sequence ATGGACATAGGCGGTAGCTTTTACGACAGGAAGGCCTACAGCACTTGCTATATGTGCGCCTGTAGATGTGGTATAGAAGTATATGTTAGAAACAACAAGGTTGCATACATAAAGGGAAATGACGCACACCCCACCAACAAGGGTGTTTTGTGTGCAAAAGGTTCGTCGGGCATAATGAAAGAATATAGCCCCGCAAGGCTCAGAAAACCTCTTTTAAGGGTAGGACCCCGTGGCTCAGGGCAGTTTAAGGAAATAGAATGGGAAGAAGCCCTTCAGATCGCAACCCAATGGCTGGAAGAGGCAAGGAAGAAAGGTCCCTACAAAATTGCCTTCTTCACAGGAAGGGACCAGATGCAGGCTATAAATAGCTGGTTTGCAAGCCAGCTAGGAACCGTCAATTGGGCGGCGCACGGTGGCTTTTGCTCGGTAAATATCGCTGCAGCAGGGCTTTACTCTATAGGTGGTTCCTTCTGGGAGTTTGGAGAGGCGGACTTTGAAAACACCAAATACTTTATGCTGGTGGGTGTGGCAGAAGACCACTCCTCCAACCCATTCAAGCTTGGCATTCAGGAGATGAAACGTAAGGGTGGAAAGTTTGTGGTGGTAAATCCCGTCCGTTGGGGCTACGGTGCGGTAGCTGACGAATGGGTGCCCATAAAGCCGGGAACGGACGGCGCCTTTTTCCTCGGCATAATGCATGTGCTATTTAAGTACAATCTGGTAAATTGGGAGTTTTTAAAAGAATACACAAACGCACCATGGCTTGTTATTCAAGCACCCGGCACTTCAAAGGATGGTCTCTTTTACAGGAACTCAGAAGGCAAACCCATGGTCTTTGACAAAAAGAGCCAAAGCTTTAAGCCTGCAGACCGCATCGTCCCAGAGGACTTGGACCCTGCCTTTATTGGAGAATTTACCACTCCCGAGGGCTACAAGGTCAGACCCGCCTTTGATATATTCGCAGAAAGGCTTGTGAAAGATTACTCCCCCGAAAAGGTAGAAAAGATCACTGGCATCCCCGCAAAGGATATAGAAAGGATCGCCAAAGAGATGGGCACTATAGCCCTCTACCATCCCATAGAGATTCCAATAGAATGGACCGATGTTTGGGGCAGAAAACACAAAAAGTTCATAGGAAGACCCGTCTCCTTTCACATAATGAGGGGCATAGCGTCCCACACCAACGGTTTTCAGACCGCAAGGACTGTTTTTATGCTCATGATGATGTTGGGGGTGGTGGATGTGCCCGGAGGCTTTTTGAACAAGCCCCCGTACCCCAAACACATAGAAGACCTACCAAAACCCTACAAAATCACTAGACCAGACGAAATAAAGTATGGAGAAGTGTATCCAGGACCCCACCTTGGATATCCGCAGAACCCTGATGATCTCTTGGTGGATGAGAAAGGAAACCCGGTTAGAATAGACTGGGCATACAGCTGGTGGTTTCCACTTACCGCCCACGGGCTTATCCAGAATGTGATTCCCGCCGCATACCAGCAAAATCCCTACGGTATAGAGGTTTTGATGATCTACATGGCAAATATGGCTTGGAACTCCTCCCAAAACATACCATACATCATTCAAGCCCTTACCGCCACAGACCCTGCAGGAAACTACATAATTCCCAGGATTATCACCATAGACGCCTTTTACAGTGAACAGGTAGCATACTCAGACTTAGTTCTACCCGACGCTACCTACTTGGAGCAGTGGTTTGCTTTGTCTTTGCTTGACAGACCCCCTTCTGCAGTGGATGGACCTGTAGATGCCCTAAGGCATCCCATTATAGACCCCAAAGCTAACGGTTACGATGTGATGGGTTGGGGTGATGTAATGGTAGAGCTTGGTTCAAGGCTAAAGCTTCCGGGTTTTGTCAATCCGGATGGTTCAAGGAAATACAAAGATTTCAAAGACTTTCTTATAAACTGGCAGATAAGACCGGGCGTGGGTGCTCTGGCGGGTTGGAGGGGTAAAAACGGAGACAAGCACTTTGTGGGAGAACCGAACCCCAACCAGCTTGAGATGTACATAAAGAATAAGGGCTTTTTCTACTACAAACTGCCAGAAAATATGAGATTTTACAGGCATGTTAACAAAGACTACCAAGAGTGGGCGGTTAGTGTGGGCTTCCTTAAAAAGGTGGCACCAATAATCTTTAACTTTTACCTTGAGACCTTGCAAACCTTCAGGCTTGCGGGTCAAGGGCTCTGGGAAGGTAAAAATCAACCACCCAACGACCCTATACTCAGGGACAGGTTAGTCAAATACTTTGACCCACTACCCTTCTGGTATCCACCCTTTGAGGAGGAGGTCTCTGGTAAAGACTATCCTCTCTATGCCTTTACCCAAAGACCCCAGTGGATGTATCACTCCTGGGACTCTCAAAACGCATGGCTAAGGCAGATATCCACAAGGAACTACCTTTACATGAACCCCAAGACTGCAGAGAAGCTTGGCATAAAGCACTTGGACTGGGTCTGGGTAGAGTCAAGAATCGGCAAGGTAAAATGTCAGGTCTTTTTAACCAACACCACAGAACCCAACTCTGTATGGACTTGGAACGCCATAGGAAAGATGAAAGGTGCTTGGGGACTAAAGCCCGAGGCGGAGGAAGGGCATCAGGGCTTTCTGCTAAACCATGTAATTCCACACAGCATCAATATAGGCGGAAGGGAGATTTACTACGGAGACCCCATAACCGGACACTTGGCGTGGTTTGACACAAAGGTAAAGGTTTACAAAGCAGAGGACCAAACGCCAGAGACTTATCCGCAGTTTGAAGTTGAACCACTGGATTACATCAAAGAAAGATGGGTGAAGGTGTTAAGGTATAAGCCATGA
- a CDS encoding YqaA family protein translates to MEHGYTALFVLSFTESIIQPIPPYPFITAAPFFKLNPYTAGFVAFIGNLLGALVAFFLAKLLGESFVKKIFGERLYTKGEALFNRYGFFAVLLGEPYKLVCWLAGIFNMPLFTFLIASMIARGVRIGIFVFFGDVLKRFLS, encoded by the coding sequence ATGGAGCATGGATACACTGCTCTCTTTGTTCTTTCCTTTACTGAGTCTATAATCCAGCCTATACCACCTTATCCCTTCATAACCGCCGCACCCTTTTTTAAGCTAAACCCATACACCGCCGGTTTTGTGGCTTTTATTGGCAACTTGTTGGGTGCTCTTGTAGCCTTCTTTTTGGCAAAGCTTTTGGGGGAAAGCTTTGTAAAAAAGATCTTTGGAGAGAGGCTATACACAAAGGGGGAAGCCCTTTTCAATAGGTATGGCTTCTTTGCGGTGCTTTTGGGAGAGCCTTACAAGTTAGTTTGTTGGCTTGCGGGCATCTTCAACATGCCTCTGTTTACCTTTCTTATAGCAAGTATGATAGCTCGTGGGGTGAGGATAGGCATTTTTGTCTTTTTTGGGGATGTGCTGAAGAGGTTTTTAAGCTAA
- a CDS encoding MBL fold metallo-hydrolase, whose protein sequence is MSDRLIFLGTAGGRASVFRHLRRAGGFLLRLSDLWVHTDPGPGAFVYLHQMGFDPRQINCVVLSHIHLDHSADINSVIESATDGGKKREVVLFAPRSALEGESRVVLPFIRKERLAGEFILEEGKEYNYNGLRIKAVMKHKHHHTETYAILYNERILYVSCALYEDRMLEVYPRGLDLMIINTTLYKKTKYIEHLTVQDAKKLLAHLKPKLAILTHFGYEILMNHYLQDIALEVEKETGVKTLCAYDGMEVEI, encoded by the coding sequence TTGAGTGATAGGCTTATATTTCTCGGCACTGCAGGCGGAAGGGCAAGCGTCTTCAGACATCTACGTAGGGCTGGTGGCTTTTTGTTAAGGCTTTCGGACCTCTGGGTTCATACGGACCCTGGACCGGGTGCCTTTGTTTATCTCCACCAAATGGGATTTGACCCAAGGCAGATAAACTGCGTTGTTCTGTCTCACATACACTTGGACCACTCTGCGGATATAAACTCTGTCATAGAGTCTGCCACCGACGGTGGAAAGAAGAGGGAAGTGGTTCTGTTTGCACCAAGGTCTGCCCTTGAAGGAGAAAGCAGAGTAGTCCTTCCCTTTATAAGAAAAGAGAGGCTTGCAGGAGAATTTATCTTAGAGGAGGGCAAAGAGTACAACTACAATGGTCTCCGCATAAAGGCGGTTATGAAGCACAAACATCATCACACAGAGACCTACGCCATACTCTACAACGAGAGAATACTTTATGTTTCCTGTGCTCTCTATGAGGACCGTATGCTTGAGGTTTATCCCAGAGGGTTGGATTTAATGATCATAAACACCACCCTTTACAAAAAAACCAAGTATATAGAGCACCTTACAGTTCAAGACGCAAAAAAGTTACTGGCTCACCTAAAACCAAAGCTTGCCATACTCACCCACTTTGGCTATGAAATTCTTATGAACCATTACCTGCAAGACATAGCCTTAGAGGTGGAAAAGGAAACAGGAGTGAAAACCCTCTGTGCCTATGACGGAATGGAGGTAGAAATCTGA
- a CDS encoding ferredoxin has translation MSQWLHNYRGSIIVDIDTCTACGLCYEEVPEVFANRGDGLPIVYIKPFKEDTLQRLQKVAQDCPSGSIILE, from the coding sequence ATGTCCCAGTGGCTCCATAATTACAGAGGAAGCATAATAGTTGATATAGATACCTGTACCGCCTGCGGTCTCTGCTACGAAGAAGTGCCTGAGGTCTTTGCAAACAGGGGAGATGGTTTGCCTATAGTCTATATCAAGCCCTTCAAAGAGGACACCCTCCAGAGGCTACAGAAAGTAGCTCAGGACTGCCCCAGCGGGTCTATAATACTTGAGTGA
- a CDS encoding ferredoxin: protein MAIKTKVDPDTCTACELCYDRVPEVYKNRGDGIAEVVSPGPDGYMVVPPELEAEVKEVTDECPSGSIITEEA, encoded by the coding sequence ATGGCTATAAAGACAAAGGTGGACCCAGACACTTGCACCGCCTGTGAGCTATGCTACGACAGGGTTCCAGAGGTTTACAAAAACAGGGGTGATGGCATTGCGGAGGTCGTTTCTCCTGGACCCGATGGATATATGGTAGTGCCCCCTGAGCTTGAGGCTGAGGTAAAAGAGGTCACAGACGAATGTCCCAGTGGCTCCATAATTACAGAGGAAGCATAA
- the sucD gene encoding succinate--CoA ligase subunit alpha, with protein MAILVDKNTRVVVQGITGKEGSFHALQCKAYGTQVVAGVTPGKGGQKVEDIPVFNTVEEAVKETSANCSLIFVPPAFAADAIVEALDAGIELIVCITEGIPVRDMLKVKHYMLRNYPKAKLIGPNCPGVITPGEAKVGIMPGHIFKRGTIGIVSRSGTLTYEASHQLTRYGLGQSTAVGIGGDPVHGLSHKDVIAMFNEDPETEAILMIGEIGGTAEEEAAEYIKQFVKKPVFAYIAGITAPPGRRMGHAGAIITGGKGTAQAKMSALRDAGVHVIENPAFIGKTVAEVLGKR; from the coding sequence ATGGCAATTTTGGTGGATAAAAACACCAGGGTAGTGGTGCAAGGTATCACAGGAAAGGAGGGTTCTTTCCATGCCCTCCAGTGTAAGGCTTATGGCACTCAGGTTGTAGCGGGCGTTACCCCCGGTAAAGGTGGGCAAAAGGTAGAAGACATCCCCGTCTTCAATACGGTAGAGGAAGCGGTAAAGGAAACCTCTGCCAATTGCTCCTTGATCTTTGTACCTCCGGCCTTTGCAGCGGATGCTATAGTGGAGGCCTTAGATGCGGGTATAGAATTGATAGTCTGCATAACGGAGGGTATCCCTGTAAGAGACATGCTTAAAGTAAAGCATTACATGCTAAGGAATTACCCAAAGGCAAAGCTTATAGGTCCCAACTGTCCCGGTGTAATAACCCCAGGAGAGGCAAAGGTGGGCATAATGCCCGGACACATATTCAAGAGGGGCACCATAGGGATCGTTTCAAGGAGTGGAACACTGACTTATGAGGCATCCCATCAGCTTACCCGCTATGGGCTTGGGCAATCTACCGCAGTGGGTATAGGTGGAGACCCTGTACATGGGTTATCCCACAAGGATGTGATTGCTATGTTCAACGAGGACCCAGAGACAGAGGCTATACTCATGATAGGTGAGATAGGTGGGACTGCAGAGGAGGAAGCGGCAGAGTATATAAAGCAGTTCGTAAAGAAGCCTGTTTTTGCATACATTGCCGGTATAACCGCACCACCGGGTAGAAGAATGGGACACGCAGGTGCTATAATCACCGGTGGGAAAGGTACTGCCCAAGCTAAGATGTCGGCCCTCAGGGACGCAGGGGTTCATGTAATAGAAAATCCCGCCTTTATAGGAAAAACTGTAGCGGAGGTTTTGGGCAAAAGATGA
- the petA gene encoding ubiquinol-cytochrome c reductase iron-sulfur subunit: MEASRRDLLGFAVGGLGVLGAIGVLYPIVKVLSPSQASLAGARVEVDVSQIPDLQVRVVSWKGKPVFVVKLPQGFQWNGKRANDRNTKLLQGQDAYALVAVCTHLGCVPLWKPQGEGEFNYPVFHCPCHGGFYSPWGDNIAGPPPRPLHVPPQKREGNKLIIGEEGFVKELT, from the coding sequence ATGGAAGCCTCAAGGAGAGACCTTTTAGGCTTTGCGGTGGGAGGCTTGGGCGTCCTGGGGGCAATAGGTGTGTTATATCCTATAGTTAAGGTGCTTTCTCCCAGCCAAGCTTCTCTGGCAGGAGCCAGAGTGGAAGTGGATGTTTCCCAAATACCAGACCTTCAGGTCAGGGTTGTTTCTTGGAAGGGCAAACCTGTCTTTGTAGTCAAGCTACCGCAGGGATTTCAGTGGAATGGCAAGAGGGCAAACGACAGAAACACAAAGCTTCTGCAAGGACAAGACGCCTACGCCCTTGTGGCAGTATGCACCCATCTTGGCTGTGTACCCCTCTGGAAACCACAGGGAGAAGGAGAGTTTAACTATCCCGTGTTCCACTGCCCATGTCATGGAGGGTTCTACTCACCATGGGGCGACAACATTGCAGGTCCTCCACCAAGACCACTGCATGTACCCCCTCAAAAGAGGGAAGGCAACAAGCTTATCATTGGAGAAGAAGGTTTCGTAAAGGAATTAACTTAA